A section of the Paenibacillus aurantius genome encodes:
- a CDS encoding LacI family DNA-binding transcriptional regulator — translation MANIKDIAKHLGISVSTVSRAMNDHPDVSEETKSNVMQAVRALNYRPNALAKGLIQKKTFTIGLMIPDIADPFFSELGDAVESKLFEHGYQVIYGNTKRNPAKEKQFLMTAMERQYDGLILTPDHLDEEFVDLLTNLPMPAVFLRRRTPPGLSMPFIDVDHHRAALDAMDHLIGLGHRHIGFIGMPDNSFIGNERLRGYRERMELSRLPCDPTHVETGGRSIRDGREAMERLYARHSELTAVFAANDLLGIGALEWLARRQIPVPQRVSVIGFDNLNLAELHWIQLTTMEQPRPRMGSRAAELLLRMMEDKALNPEPELFDTKLIIRGSCASASGNA, via the coding sequence GTGGCCAATATCAAGGACATCGCGAAGCATCTGGGCATTTCCGTCTCGACCGTTTCCCGGGCGATGAACGATCATCCGGACGTCAGCGAGGAAACGAAGAGCAATGTGATGCAGGCGGTCCGCGCGCTCAATTACCGGCCGAATGCGCTGGCCAAGGGGCTCATCCAGAAGAAGACGTTCACGATCGGCCTGATGATCCCCGACATAGCCGACCCGTTCTTCTCAGAGCTCGGCGACGCCGTCGAGAGCAAGCTGTTCGAGCACGGCTACCAGGTCATTTACGGTAACACCAAGCGCAACCCGGCCAAGGAGAAGCAGTTCCTGATGACCGCGATGGAGCGTCAGTACGACGGCCTCATCCTTACTCCGGATCACTTGGATGAAGAGTTCGTCGACCTGCTGACGAACCTGCCCATGCCGGCCGTGTTCTTGCGCAGACGAACCCCGCCGGGTTTGTCCATGCCTTTTATCGACGTCGATCATCACCGGGCGGCGCTCGATGCGATGGACCATTTAATCGGACTCGGCCACCGGCACATCGGCTTCATCGGCATGCCGGACAATTCCTTCATCGGTAACGAGCGCCTCCGCGGCTACCGGGAGCGCATGGAGCTCAGCAGGCTGCCCTGCGATCCGACGCACGTGGAGACCGGCGGCCGCTCCATCCGCGACGGGAGGGAAGCGATGGAGCGGCTGTACGCCCGCCATTCTGAGTTGACGGCGGTTTTCGCCGCAAACGATCTGCTCGGCATCGGTGCGCTGGAATGGTTAGCGAGGCGGCAGATTCCGGTACCGCAGCGGGTGTCGGTGATCGGCTTCGACAATTTGAATCTGGCGGAGCTTCACTGGATCCAGCTGACGACGATGGAGCAGCCGCGCCCGCGGATGGGCAGCCGGGCAGCAGAACTGCTTTTACGCATGATGGAAGATAAAGCGCTTAATCCTGAACCGGAGCTGTTCGATACGAAGCTCATTATCCGCGGCTCCTGCGCGTCAGCAAGCGGGAACGCCTAA
- a CDS encoding ArsR/SmtB family transcription factor, protein MKPVNLFEVLAEPNRRTILDYLRMKERSVGELVALSSLSQPGISKHLRILREAGLVSVRKEAQKHLYGLRAEPLEAIDHWLEPYRSFWSGKLDALERHLDEEEDV, encoded by the coding sequence ATGAAGCCTGTTAATCTCTTTGAAGTGCTCGCGGAACCGAACCGCCGAACAATTCTCGACTACCTGAGGATGAAAGAGCGGTCGGTCGGCGAGCTGGTCGCCCTGTCGTCGCTCAGCCAGCCCGGCATCTCCAAGCATCTAAGGATCCTTCGTGAGGCTGGCCTCGTCTCGGTCCGAAAAGAAGCACAGAAGCACCTTTACGGGCTGCGTGCGGAGCCGCTCGAAGCCATCGACCACTGGCTCGAACCGTACCGCTCGTTCTGGTCCGGCAAACTGGATGCCCTGGAACGGCATCTCGATGAAGAGGAGGATGTTTGA
- a CDS encoding SRPBCC family protein, with the protein MLAVVKKTGEGYTARFERRLKHSVEKVWASLTKNEKLAQWFGQLQIQELRPGGIIRFDMKNGTFEELEILEVKEKEVLEYTWGKDRVRFELYPEGDGCRLVLIETIVQMTGHTPKDLAGWQVCLGLLEAAVDGQPKELDKSEWEVYYAQYEAELKPWLEEK; encoded by the coding sequence ATGTTAGCTGTTGTGAAGAAAACCGGGGAGGGGTACACCGCCCGTTTTGAACGCCGCCTGAAGCACTCCGTCGAGAAGGTCTGGGCCTCCCTGACGAAGAACGAGAAGCTCGCCCAATGGTTCGGGCAGCTTCAGATTCAGGAGCTTCGTCCGGGTGGAATCATCCGCTTCGACATGAAGAACGGCACGTTCGAGGAACTCGAAATTCTGGAGGTTAAGGAGAAGGAAGTGCTGGAATACACCTGGGGCAAGGACCGCGTCCGCTTCGAGCTGTATCCGGAAGGCGATGGCTGCCGTCTCGTGCTGATCGAGACCATCGTCCAAATGACCGGCCATACCCCGAAGGACCTGGCCGGCTGGCAGGTGTGCCTCGGCCTTCTGGAGGCGGCGGTTGACGGACAGCCGAAAGAGCTCGACAAGAGCGAGTGGGAGGTCTATTACGCCCAATATGAGGCCGAGCTGAAGCCTTGGCTCGAGGAGAAGTAG
- a CDS encoding HD-GYP domain-containing protein, whose product MKNQASPATEWVQLAGQFARDNKQTSFLLKRMKAHDIFIYEHSLREAYYSLLLAQGLGLSGKEQEVLYRSALLMDIGKLRVTYKVEANLDESGTPSILMHPQYSADILKPFIDRGLVDGEAVLQHHENLDGTGYPYYRTWEDITLNARILRVADSFAAATSYDKRKGTVLGIEAALDELYRWSDMMYDADLVNMLCHYYGAEIKKDKPEKTSTLRLINH is encoded by the coding sequence ATGAAAAACCAAGCATCCCCCGCCACCGAGTGGGTTCAGCTGGCCGGGCAGTTCGCCCGGGACAATAAACAGACATCTTTCCTGCTAAAACGAATGAAAGCCCACGATATATTCATATACGAACATTCCCTTCGCGAAGCGTACTACAGCCTGCTTCTCGCCCAAGGGCTCGGGTTGAGCGGCAAGGAGCAGGAGGTGCTGTACCGTTCGGCCCTCCTGATGGACATTGGCAAGCTGCGGGTGACTTACAAAGTGGAGGCCAATCTGGACGAGTCGGGCACCCCTTCGATCCTCATGCATCCCCAATACAGCGCGGACATCCTGAAGCCCTTCATCGACCGGGGGCTGGTAGACGGGGAAGCCGTTCTGCAGCATCACGAGAACCTGGACGGCACCGGGTACCCGTACTACCGCACGTGGGAGGACATTACGCTGAACGCCCGGATTCTCCGGGTGGCGGACAGCTTTGCGGCAGCGACCTCCTACGACAAAAGAAAAGGAACGGTCCTCGGCATCGAGGCCGCCTTGGATGAGCTCTACCGCTGGAGCGACATGATGTATGACGCGGACCTGGTCAACATGCTGTGTCATTATTACGGCGCGGAGATCAAGAAGGACAAGCCGGAGAAAACCTCGACGCTTCGTCTGATCAATCATTAA